In one Temnothorax longispinosus isolate EJ_2023e unplaced genomic scaffold, Tlon_JGU_v1 HiC_scaffold_601, whole genome shotgun sequence genomic region, the following are encoded:
- the LOC139824835 gene encoding uncharacterized protein, whose amino-acid sequence MSWAHIRGLSLADPDYSAPDAIDVLLGADVYAAILRQGLRRGGDGEPVAQNTTLGWIISGSVGESSSGHSAQAFQCRVEEDLADMVRRFWEQDEIPSTSVILSQEDRECAEHFARTHRRNAAGRYVVRLPVKSPLPDLSDTRRVAVRVLKHMEGRFARDASFHALYRDFMRQYAELGHMTPIPPNAKGNDKPRCYLPHHGVMRESSTTTKLRVVFNGSTTVPSGESLNQHLMVGPNLLPPLIILIIKWRRHRFVFATDIEKMYRQVVVDPEDRDMQIIVWRNDPSEEIQDHWLNTITYGLTCSPFLAIQSLRQLAADEREKWPLGAAVLEDETYMDDVLSGAATIPAAKAIQRQLVQICTAGGFPLKKWSANDDALLEDLPVEDRLQQEPRGWQPGESHLTLGLRWHPRDDCFAFATRLPRVETFSRRAALSLTARLFDPLGWLAPVTVRAKIMIQSTWLLGIDWDTPLPDDDSRRWHALQDELPLLEAIRIPRWLTCGPEGRRIEIHGFSDASERAYAAVIYVRTEDESGRVEVRMVAAKTKVAPLKQVTLPRLELSAAKLLVQLAAPVQLTLEAREAPLHCWTDAKVVLGWIRGHPANWKTYVANR is encoded by the coding sequence ATGTCCTGGGCGCACATTCGTGGCCTGAGTCTGGCAGACCCGGACTACTCCGCGCCCGATGCTATAGACGTGCTACTCGGAGCCGACGTCTACGCCGCCATCCTCCGACAAGGGCTCCGTCGGGGTGGCGATGGCGAGCCAGTCGCCCAGAATACGACGCTGGGCTGGATAATCTCGGGCTCCGTCGGGGAATCGAGCTCTGGCCATTCGGCACAGGCCTTCCAATGCCGGGTCGAGGAGGATCTAGCGGACATGGTTCGCCGTTTCTGGGAGCAGGACGAAATTCCGTCTACGAGCGTGATCCTCAGCCAAGAAGATCGGGAGTGCGCGGAGCATTTCGCTCGCACGCATAGACGCAATGCCGCCGGTCGGTACGTCGTGCGTCTTCCCGTAAAAAGTCCGTTGCCGGATCTCTCGGACACGCGTCGCGTAGCAGTGCGGGTGTTAAAGCACATGGAAGGAAGATTCGCGCGGGACGCCTCCTTCCATGCGTTATACCGCGATTTCATGCGTCAGTATGCCGAGCTGGGGCACATGACGCCGATTCCTCCGAACGCGAAAGGGAACGACAAACCGCGTTGCTACCTTCCGCACCACGGCGTGATGCGAGAATCGAGCACCACAACGAAATTGAGGGTCGTCTTCAACGGGTCGACCACCGTTCCCTCCGGAGAGTCCCTCAACCAGCATTTAATGGTCGGTCCTAATCTGTTGCCGCCGCTAATAATTCTTATCATAAAATGGCGTCGACATCGGTTTGTCTTCGCTACCGACATTGAGAAAATGTACCGACAAGTCGTGGTGGATCCTGAGGACAGGGACATGCAGATCATCGTGTGGCGGAACGATCCTAGCGAGGAGATCCAGGATCACTGGCTAAATACGATCACTTACGGCCTGACGTGCTCTCCCTTCTTAGCCATTCAATCGCTGCGTCAGCTAGCAGCCGACGAGCGAGAGAAGTGGCCGCTCGGCGCGGCCGTCTTGGAGGACGAGACGTACATGGACGACGTCTTGTCGGGAGCGGCTACTATTCCGGCAGCCAAGGCCATCCAACGACAACTCGTGCAGATCTGTACGGCGGGCGGCTTCCCGCTCAAAAAATGGTCTGCGAACGATGACGCGCTGCTCGAGGATCTACCCGTGGAAGACCGATTACAGCAGGAACCCCGGGGCTGGCAACCCGGCGAAAGCCACCTCACCCTGGGCCTGCGCTGGCATCCTCGGGACGACTGCTTCGCCTTTGCTACTCGGCTACCTCGAGTCGAGACGTTCTCGAGGCGAGCGGCACTCTCGCTTACGGCGCGGCTGTTTGACCCGCTGGGCTGGCTCGCCCCGGTCACAGTACGCGCCAAGATTATGATCCAGTCGACGTGGCTGCTTGGCATAGACTGGGATACGCCGCTGCCCGACGACGACTCTCGACGATGGCACGCGTTACAGGACGAGCTGCCCCTCCTCGAGGCCATACGCATCCCGCGATGGCTGACGTGCGGACCCGAGGGACGCCGGATTGAAATCCACGGCTTTTCGGACGCCTCTGAACGAGCTTACGCCGCCGTTATTTACGTGCGGACCGAAGACGAGAGCGGGAGGGTCGAAGTAAGAATGGTAGCCGCCAAAACCAAAGTCGCTCCTTTGAAGCAGGTGACGCTACCGAGGCTCGAGTTAAGCGCTGCCAAGCTCCTAGTTCAGCTGGCAGCTCCCGTTCAGCTCACTCTCGAGGCGAGGGAAGCACCGCTTCATTGCTGGACCGATGCCAAGGTGGTGTTGGGCTGGATCCGCGGCCACCCCGCCAATTGGAAGACGTACGTGGCTAACCGA